One Pelagicoccus enzymogenes DNA window includes the following coding sequences:
- a CDS encoding sulfotransferase domain-containing protein: MGKITWIASYPKSGNTWLRTFLATLGTSGSDTKFDRLQSIPSATSRMRLEKVMGLDTSWMRLNETEAILPDFFNHLAAKTEGTLFFKTHHAFLTNQSGDWILPQEATQKALYLVRNPMDVAVSFSYHNGHEDFDRTIDLLADRDATLAHQTDRFTHQLPHRISSWSNHVATWRNSPIRPLIVRYEDLLAEPFKCFANITEYLEISATTTTLANAIERCRFEKLKQVEEEVGFHERPPSSRAFFRSGKSGDWRNHLSANQVSRIVDAHHIQMQKLGYLDALGNPR; encoded by the coding sequence ATGGGAAAGATAACTTGGATCGCATCCTATCCGAAATCAGGGAATACTTGGTTACGCACGTTTCTAGCAACCCTTGGCACCTCCGGGAGCGACACCAAATTTGACAGACTCCAGTCAATACCAAGCGCCACATCGAGAATGCGCCTCGAAAAAGTGATGGGATTGGACACAAGCTGGATGCGGCTGAATGAAACAGAGGCGATACTTCCCGACTTTTTCAATCACTTGGCGGCCAAAACCGAGGGAACTCTCTTTTTCAAAACGCATCACGCTTTCTTGACCAACCAGAGCGGAGACTGGATCCTTCCACAGGAGGCGACACAAAAAGCGCTTTATCTGGTGCGAAACCCAATGGACGTCGCTGTTTCCTTCTCCTACCACAATGGGCACGAAGACTTCGACAGAACTATCGATCTGCTAGCCGACCGCGACGCCACCCTAGCCCATCAAACCGACCGATTCACTCATCAGCTCCCGCATAGAATCAGCAGTTGGAGTAACCATGTTGCAACCTGGCGAAACTCACCGATAAGGCCCTTAATCGTCCGCTACGAAGACTTGCTGGCCGAACCTTTCAAGTGTTTCGCCAATATAACAGAGTACCTCGAAATAAGCGCCACGACGACAACTCTCGCTAACGCGATTGAACGCTGTCGATTCGAGAAACTGAAACAGGTTGAAGAGGAGGTCGGATTCCACGAACGTCCCCCAAGCTCGAGAGCATTTTTCCGAAGTGGGAAATCTGGCGACTGGAGGAACCATCTATCCGCCAATCAAGTCAGCCGCATTGTAGACGCGCACCATATCCAAATGCAAAAGCTCGGTTACCTTGACGCACTCGGGAACCCTCGATAA
- a CDS encoding PqqD family protein — MHFQRSKENVSCKLEDDTVVLDPKTGAYFRLNSVGARIWTLIDQPADLSTIVETLQGEYEITRDRCEHESLAFLEMLKEKGLLASDASST; from the coding sequence ATGCACTTTCAAAGATCGAAGGAAAACGTTTCATGCAAACTCGAAGACGACACCGTCGTTCTCGACCCCAAAACCGGAGCCTACTTCAGATTAAACTCCGTAGGTGCCCGCATCTGGACCCTTATCGATCAACCTGCGGATCTCTCAACCATAGTCGAGACCCTCCAAGGCGAGTACGAAATCACGCGAGACAGATGCGAGCATGAATCCCTCGCATTCCTAGAAATGCTAAAAGAAAAAGGGCTGCTTGCATCCGATGCGTCATCAACTTAA
- a CDS encoding asparagine synthase-related protein, which produces MACSPVMIGFGGSVQLGLLRKHMEPAPEIEFDVGRSWFRSEGVSCRFSGTSTGLAFGRERSTFDVDWIVVGGGRIDNRRELEELLVCSKREKPVEDCELVWMAYRKWGDLFAHRILGDFAFCIVDHLENQVLLVRDVVGAKSLFYSIDGETLLFGSSFEELVGQRRGTFELDPRWLAASSTRCYGPKSLELTACVGVAQVPPASIVRFSDGRVHKSRYWQLEPGEDSSLSDSDCLEGFRERFLSSVKLRLGRADRTGFELSAGLDSSSIVAAAIACGFSPKQVHSYSHVLSERSSERAGDYGREFELVESNVRHFGIPSPCQIHQDGGGFIDFLSASSSGMGGGLWNQWGVYSRALYEKAGAAGIHCLLSGAGGDDLVSTANALIYRDWFRSGDWIRFARELMLDSRLTSTRQRLARLASSLMPLSSFKRRSRSNYLLGGNQFLSDSILSKDIVTELLEESSSYYASLDFSGKRIFGVSEGFLASGRLPGSCEVASRFGIEVRYPMLDRTLMEFCMKLPLRLLRRDGFGRYPLRKAMPELPSRIRWGELKQVPAIPWVADYFRSSGREVRNYVRDLEKSGIDLSWLNLTEFREAALGLEDLDPVGRYRFMQSLGISVMLRRYARA; this is translated from the coding sequence ATGGCTTGCTCACCCGTGATGATAGGCTTTGGGGGAAGCGTTCAGCTCGGGCTATTGCGGAAGCACATGGAACCCGCGCCCGAAATCGAGTTTGATGTGGGGCGTTCTTGGTTTCGAAGCGAAGGTGTGAGCTGCCGTTTTTCAGGAACCTCGACTGGACTCGCCTTTGGGCGTGAGCGTTCAACTTTTGATGTCGATTGGATCGTCGTAGGGGGGGGCAGAATCGATAATCGAAGGGAACTGGAAGAGCTGCTGGTTTGCTCGAAGAGAGAGAAACCAGTCGAGGATTGTGAACTCGTCTGGATGGCCTATCGGAAGTGGGGGGACCTGTTTGCCCACCGGATTTTGGGGGATTTCGCGTTTTGCATTGTCGATCATCTCGAGAACCAGGTTTTGCTGGTGCGGGATGTGGTGGGTGCCAAGAGCTTATTTTACTCGATCGATGGGGAGACGCTGTTGTTTGGGAGCAGCTTTGAAGAGCTCGTCGGTCAAAGGCGCGGCACTTTCGAGCTGGATCCGAGGTGGTTGGCCGCCAGCTCCACGCGCTGTTACGGGCCGAAAAGCTTGGAGCTGACAGCCTGCGTGGGTGTGGCCCAGGTCCCCCCTGCCTCGATCGTCCGTTTTTCGGATGGTCGCGTTCACAAGAGCCGCTATTGGCAGCTCGAGCCGGGGGAAGACTCATCGCTCTCTGATTCTGACTGCCTAGAAGGGTTCCGGGAGCGTTTTCTTAGCTCGGTCAAACTGAGGCTGGGGAGAGCGGATCGGACTGGCTTTGAGTTGAGCGCAGGTTTGGATAGTTCATCAATTGTCGCCGCTGCGATCGCCTGTGGATTTTCTCCGAAACAGGTCCATTCTTACTCTCATGTGTTGTCAGAAAGGAGCTCTGAGAGAGCGGGCGATTACGGTCGGGAATTCGAGCTAGTCGAATCCAACGTTCGCCATTTTGGGATCCCCTCTCCCTGCCAAATTCATCAGGACGGAGGCGGCTTTATCGACTTCCTTTCTGCTTCCAGTAGTGGAATGGGCGGTGGTCTATGGAACCAGTGGGGCGTCTACTCTCGAGCCTTGTACGAAAAAGCAGGCGCGGCGGGCATTCATTGCCTGCTCTCGGGCGCCGGGGGCGACGACCTGGTCAGTACCGCGAATGCCTTGATTTATCGAGACTGGTTCCGAAGCGGCGATTGGATCCGATTTGCGAGGGAGCTAATGCTCGACAGTCGTTTGACAAGTACACGGCAACGATTGGCACGGCTGGCCTCCTCCCTGATGCCTTTGTCCTCTTTCAAGCGACGGTCGAGATCCAATTATTTACTTGGAGGGAATCAATTCTTGTCGGATTCTATCCTGTCCAAAGACATCGTGACCGAGCTGCTGGAGGAGTCTTCAAGCTACTACGCCTCTCTCGACTTCAGTGGCAAGCGGATCTTCGGCGTGAGCGAAGGTTTTCTTGCGAGTGGTCGACTGCCTGGAAGTTGCGAGGTTGCGTCTCGATTTGGAATCGAGGTTCGCTATCCGATGTTGGACCGAACTCTCATGGAATTCTGCATGAAACTCCCCCTCCGCTTGCTGCGAAGGGATGGGTTTGGCAGGTATCCGCTGCGGAAAGCGATGCCTGAACTTCCCAGTCGCATCCGCTGGGGAGAGTTGAAGCAAGTTCCTGCTATTCCTTGGGTCGCGGATTATTTTCGAAGTTCTGGGCGAGAGGTCCGCAATTACGTGCGCGACTTGGAGAAATCTGGGATCGATTTATCTTGGTTAAACCTGACCGAATTTCGTGAGGCGGCACTGGGCCTAGAGGATTTGGACCCTGTCGGACGGTACCGTTTTATGCAGTCGCTCGGTATAAGCGTGATGCTTCGAAGGTATGCTAGGGCCTGA
- a CDS encoding VPDSG-CTERM sorting domain-containing protein yields the protein MKSKLFISLFAVAASLSSFAGSASAITLKEAQYRHIIFQNETLSLNDLEARGVFNLVTGGNGIKGDNDAYNRDGYNVGTDVSEAIVGFIFRDFVGDAQVAVNRAEFNIGSYLNNLVVGGPVFSTTGDAVEPDLGLFEISFQTSDFATLKAQLEVDIETDGMVSWVVRLDETYLDQNTSVKLATAYLGANVVPDAGATAGMLGLSIAGLLVFARRSRLR from the coding sequence ATGAAATCTAAACTATTCATCTCGCTATTTGCGGTCGCGGCCTCGCTTTCGTCCTTCGCGGGTAGTGCATCCGCAATCACCTTAAAGGAAGCGCAGTACCGTCACATCATTTTTCAAAACGAGACGCTGAGTCTCAATGATCTGGAAGCCCGAGGCGTCTTCAATCTCGTCACCGGCGGCAATGGCATCAAGGGCGACAATGACGCCTACAACAGAGACGGTTACAACGTGGGCACGGATGTTTCTGAAGCTATTGTTGGCTTTATCTTCCGCGATTTCGTGGGAGATGCCCAAGTGGCGGTGAACAGAGCTGAATTCAACATTGGGTCTTACCTCAACAACCTCGTTGTTGGCGGTCCGGTGTTCTCCACAACTGGTGACGCAGTCGAGCCGGATCTAGGCTTGTTCGAGATATCCTTCCAGACTTCTGACTTTGCGACTCTCAAAGCTCAGCTTGAGGTCGATATCGAAACGGACGGAATGGTAAGCTGGGTAGTCCGACTGGACGAGACCTACTTGGATCAAAACACTTCGGTGAAACTTGCGACTGCCTACCTCGGAGCGAACGTTGTTCCAGATGCTGGCGCGACCGCTGGCATGCTGGGTCTTTCTATCGCAGGCCTTCTCGTGTTTGCTCGCCGTTCCCGTTTGCGTTAA
- a CDS encoding pyridoxal-phosphate dependent enzyme, whose product MGSLLLVSEADLEVLFNETLAARRRVYEAAGATPLEKLELGTDEEVYVKREDTSPIHAYKWRGAYNRMKLLSDEERERGVVCASAGNHAQGVALAARKLGTTATIYMPRSTPLMKQEAVKSIGGAAVKVILEGDAYDAASAAAKALAAETGQTFVHPYDDMAVIAGQGTMADEIVMAGVGAFDVVYLQIGGGGMAAGVACWLKRYYPEIEVVGVEGVDQASMAAAVKNGSPVTLDYLDVFCDGTAVKRAGDLTSQFCAKLMDRFVTVTNAEVCAAVQLLWERLRAIPEPAGAMGLAAWMKERERCRGKRVLTIMCGGNMDFGQLSWIVRHAGIGSAHRKYYRFEIEERPGALLSLLETFPEGVNIVEFQHGAVQGRSAKPVIGVDAMPQVLALFEQSLQGLGIPYEDATGQEDVEFRIIHYDASMLVRPLFIRIEFPERPGALKEFLGNNCQDASIVYFNYNYTGERVGRALIGFDFANEAARSAFCEAVLERDTVLRYAKEISADALRRIV is encoded by the coding sequence ATGGGGAGCCTTTTACTCGTGAGCGAAGCGGATTTGGAAGTCTTGTTCAACGAGACTCTGGCGGCTCGCCGCCGGGTTTACGAAGCGGCGGGCGCGACGCCCTTGGAAAAGCTGGAGCTCGGCACCGACGAGGAAGTCTACGTAAAGCGGGAGGATACCTCGCCCATCCACGCCTATAAATGGCGGGGGGCCTACAACCGCATGAAGCTGCTGAGCGATGAAGAGCGGGAGCGGGGCGTCGTTTGCGCCTCGGCTGGCAATCATGCCCAGGGCGTTGCCCTGGCGGCCCGCAAGCTGGGAACGACGGCCACGATCTACATGCCGCGCTCGACTCCGCTGATGAAGCAGGAGGCGGTGAAGTCTATCGGCGGCGCGGCAGTGAAGGTGATTCTGGAAGGGGACGCCTACGATGCGGCCTCCGCTGCGGCCAAGGCTCTGGCTGCGGAAACGGGCCAGACCTTCGTGCACCCCTACGACGACATGGCGGTGATCGCGGGCCAGGGAACCATGGCCGACGAGATCGTGATGGCGGGAGTTGGAGCCTTTGACGTGGTCTACCTTCAGATCGGTGGCGGCGGCATGGCCGCGGGGGTGGCCTGCTGGCTCAAGCGCTACTATCCGGAGATCGAGGTCGTGGGAGTGGAGGGCGTGGATCAGGCGTCGATGGCGGCCGCGGTGAAAAACGGCAGTCCCGTGACGCTCGATTACTTGGACGTTTTTTGCGACGGCACCGCGGTCAAGCGAGCGGGCGATTTGACGAGCCAGTTTTGCGCGAAGCTGATGGACCGATTCGTGACGGTGACGAATGCCGAGGTGTGCGCCGCAGTGCAGCTGCTATGGGAGCGCTTGCGGGCGATCCCGGAACCGGCGGGGGCCATGGGCCTAGCGGCTTGGATGAAGGAGCGGGAGCGCTGTCGCGGCAAGCGAGTGCTGACCATCATGTGCGGCGGCAACATGGACTTCGGGCAGCTGTCCTGGATCGTTCGCCACGCGGGGATCGGCTCGGCTCATCGCAAGTACTATCGCTTTGAGATCGAGGAACGACCGGGCGCTTTGCTTTCGCTTTTGGAGACTTTTCCGGAGGGGGTGAACATCGTGGAGTTTCAGCACGGTGCAGTACAGGGGCGTTCCGCTAAGCCGGTGATCGGGGTAGACGCCATGCCGCAGGTGTTGGCCTTGTTCGAGCAAAGCCTGCAGGGGCTAGGGATTCCCTACGAGGACGCGACCGGCCAGGAAGACGTGGAGTTTCGCATCATCCACTACGATGCCTCGATGCTGGTGAGGCCGCTTTTCATCCGCATCGAGTTTCCGGAGCGCCCGGGAGCCTTGAAGGAGTTCTTGGGCAACAACTGCCAAGATGCCAGTATCGTCTACTTCAATTACAACTACACCGGCGAGCGAGTGGGGCGGGCCCTGATCGGTTTCGACTTCGCCAACGAGGCGGCTCGCTCAGCGTTTTGCGAGGCTGTGCTGGAACGTGACACAGTGCTGCGCTACGCGAAGGAAATCTCGGCGGATGCCCTGAGGCGAATCGTGTAA
- a CDS encoding RNA-binding S4 domain-containing protein, translating into MEAKDLEKVRVDRWLWAARVFKTRGDAAEACKGGKVEIGGENVKPSRPVRVGETIEVMKDGVLREYRVVGLLLKRVGAKVVANFVEDLTPPERLEVRRETLAQTVLKRAAGTGRPTKRERRDMDRLFGD; encoded by the coding sequence TTGGAAGCGAAGGATCTAGAAAAGGTGCGCGTCGATCGCTGGCTTTGGGCGGCGCGAGTGTTCAAGACGCGGGGCGATGCGGCGGAGGCTTGCAAGGGGGGCAAGGTGGAAATCGGCGGCGAAAACGTGAAGCCTTCGCGTCCGGTGCGGGTAGGCGAGACGATCGAGGTCATGAAGGACGGCGTCCTGCGCGAGTACCGCGTGGTCGGGCTCTTGCTCAAGCGGGTGGGAGCCAAGGTGGTGGCCAATTTCGTGGAGGACCTCACGCCGCCGGAGCGTTTGGAGGTGAGGAGGGAGACGCTGGCTCAAACGGTGCTCAAGCGAGCGGCTGGAACGGGCCGGCCGACCAAGCGGGAGCGCCGGGATATGGATCGCCTGTTCGGTGATTGA
- the rodA gene encoding rod shape-determining protein RodA — MLPSSNKHHHPRVDLINPICMLLLACIGILFIYSAQSARGGSEWFSQIAWLFIGMSLYTGVSLTNYALFMKYSHWIWLLAVVMLVMVKWSPLGVSRYGAERWLNLGFYTFQPVEIAKLAGIVISASILTRSEVGDIKDSVQVLAKMALAILVPFLLILAQPDLGSSLVIPIFVFAQLYASNLSKRFFTTAIVLFVALVGAILIDNHNYVKFLDENGIDPQNVNGRYQETTWFPLKDYQRNRILTFVNPDKADPRGTGWNREQSIISVASGGLFGKGVKQGSQAQLGYLPRSVAHNDFIFSVIAEEAGFIGSAVVISLFGIILANSLRIAGQAKDRFGTLLVLGVVALFSVHVFVNIAMTIGLMPITGLPLPFLSHGGTFMVSCCILLGLVQSVYRYRKDF, encoded by the coding sequence TTGCTCCCATCGTCCAACAAGCATCACCATCCACGGGTCGACCTGATCAATCCGATCTGCATGCTGTTGCTCGCCTGCATCGGCATCCTGTTCATATACAGCGCCCAGTCCGCGCGCGGCGGCAGCGAGTGGTTCAGCCAAATCGCTTGGCTCTTCATCGGCATGAGCCTCTACACGGGCGTCTCCCTGACCAACTACGCCCTCTTCATGAAGTACAGCCACTGGATCTGGCTGCTGGCAGTGGTGATGCTCGTCATGGTCAAGTGGAGCCCCCTCGGCGTTTCCCGCTACGGGGCGGAGCGTTGGCTCAACCTCGGATTCTACACCTTCCAACCCGTCGAAATCGCCAAGCTGGCGGGCATCGTCATCAGCGCCAGCATCCTCACCCGATCGGAAGTCGGCGACATCAAGGATTCCGTCCAAGTGCTTGCTAAAATGGCGCTTGCGATTTTGGTGCCGTTTCTATTGATCTTGGCTCAGCCTGACCTCGGGTCCTCCTTGGTCATCCCCATTTTCGTGTTCGCCCAACTCTACGCCTCCAACCTTTCCAAACGTTTTTTCACCACCGCCATCGTTCTCTTCGTGGCCTTGGTGGGAGCCATTTTAATCGATAACCACAACTACGTTAAATTTTTAGACGAAAACGGCATCGACCCTCAAAACGTCAATGGCCGCTACCAGGAAACCACCTGGTTCCCCCTCAAAGACTACCAACGCAACCGCATTTTAACCTTCGTAAACCCCGACAAGGCCGACCCCCGTGGCACCGGCTGGAATCGGGAACAATCCATCATTTCAGTCGCCTCGGGCGGCCTGTTTGGCAAAGGCGTCAAGCAGGGCTCCCAGGCCCAACTCGGCTACCTGCCCCGGTCGGTAGCCCATAACGACTTCATCTTCTCCGTCATCGCGGAAGAAGCCGGCTTTATTGGAAGCGCAGTCGTGATCAGCCTCTTCGGAATAATTCTAGCAAACAGCCTGCGCATCGCCGGCCAAGCAAAGGACCGCTTCGGTACCTTGCTGGTGCTCGGCGTCGTCGCCCTGTTCTCCGTACACGTCTTCGTGAACATCGCTATGACTATTGGCCTGATGCCGATCACAGGATTGCCGCTCCCCTTCTTAAGTCATGGAGGCACCTTCATGGTGAGCTGCTGCATCCTCCTGGGACTGGTTCAAAGCGTCTATCGCTATCGAAAGGATTTCTAA
- a CDS encoding Rne/Rng family ribonuclease — protein MSEKETPQNQASDQANKLDEELRNPPKPQTGTRVDQDKLRAEANQRAKKRPLMTKIIEKFKGEKKPYRELIINSEPLEIRVGSLVDGILDKFDIERRHSAQRIVGGIFKGRIKNLDPGLKAAFVDIGMPKNAFLHYWDIQPQEADSSIEVVRVNSSKKKKKQAKIPLKEIPNHYPIGTEIVIQITKGPIGTKGPRSTTNLSIPGRFIVLVPNSDQCGISRKIEDNKERARLKKIIRDLTIPEGMGIIVRTAGEGKKARYFVRDLHILLQTWEKIQKKMDSARAPACLYKEPDLAERTVRDFLTEDIDRVLIDNAEDHERISETVAQISKRSTSKIQLYQDSIPIFERYNIEKQIEQTFQRQVPLPSGGAIVIEETEALIAIDVNTGSHKNKGNENDTIFQVNCEAAEEVARQIRLRNIGGLIIIDFIDMKQRRHRNAILSRMRDAMSHDKAKTHILPISPLGIMQMTRQRMQESVSSGLYTDCPYCRGKGIVKSGTTVSVELQRKLSGIIRRARNRTPDLEKPIKLRILVNPSIIDRLREEDADLLISLEKDYNAQLTFRADPNFHVENYRVIDVETGAAYG, from the coding sequence ATGAGCGAAAAAGAAACACCACAAAACCAAGCATCAGACCAAGCCAACAAACTAGACGAAGAGCTTCGTAACCCACCCAAGCCCCAAACCGGCACCCGTGTCGACCAGGATAAGCTCAGAGCGGAAGCGAACCAGCGAGCCAAGAAACGGCCGCTCATGACCAAGATCATCGAGAAGTTCAAGGGCGAGAAAAAGCCCTACCGCGAACTCATCATCAACTCCGAGCCACTCGAAATCCGAGTCGGCTCCCTCGTCGACGGCATCCTCGACAAGTTCGACATCGAGCGCCGGCACTCCGCCCAGCGCATCGTCGGCGGCATCTTCAAAGGCCGCATCAAAAACCTCGACCCCGGCCTCAAAGCCGCCTTCGTCGACATCGGCATGCCCAAGAACGCCTTCCTGCACTACTGGGACATCCAGCCCCAGGAAGCCGACTCCTCCATCGAGGTCGTCCGCGTCAACTCCTCCAAGAAAAAGAAGAAACAGGCCAAGATCCCTCTCAAGGAGATCCCCAACCACTACCCCATCGGCACCGAGATCGTCATCCAGATCACCAAGGGACCGATCGGCACCAAGGGGCCTCGCTCCACTACCAACCTTTCCATTCCCGGACGCTTCATCGTACTCGTTCCCAACTCCGACCAGTGCGGCATCTCCCGTAAGATCGAGGACAACAAGGAACGGGCCCGCCTTAAGAAAATCATCCGCGACCTCACCATCCCGGAAGGCATGGGCATCATCGTGCGCACCGCCGGCGAAGGCAAAAAGGCCCGCTACTTCGTGCGCGACCTGCACATCCTGCTGCAGACCTGGGAAAAGATCCAAAAGAAAATGGACTCCGCCCGGGCCCCAGCCTGCCTCTACAAGGAGCCAGACCTCGCCGAGCGCACCGTGCGCGACTTCCTCACCGAAGACATCGACCGCGTGCTCATCGACAACGCCGAGGACCACGAGCGCATCTCCGAGACCGTCGCCCAGATCTCCAAGCGATCCACCTCCAAGATCCAGCTCTACCAGGATTCCATCCCCATCTTCGAGCGCTACAACATCGAGAAGCAGATCGAGCAAACCTTCCAGCGACAGGTTCCCCTCCCCTCCGGAGGCGCCATCGTCATCGAAGAGACCGAGGCCCTCATCGCCATCGACGTCAACACCGGCTCCCACAAGAATAAGGGCAACGAGAACGACACCATCTTCCAGGTGAACTGCGAAGCGGCCGAAGAAGTCGCCCGCCAGATTCGCCTGCGCAACATCGGCGGCCTCATCATCATCGACTTCATCGACATGAAGCAGCGCCGCCACCGCAACGCCATCCTCTCCCGCATGAGGGACGCCATGTCGCACGACAAGGCCAAGACCCACATCCTGCCCATCTCGCCGCTCGGCATCATGCAAATGACCCGCCAGCGCATGCAGGAGTCCGTCTCCTCCGGCCTCTACACCGACTGCCCCTACTGCCGCGGCAAGGGCATCGTCAAATCCGGCACCACCGTCTCCGTGGAACTGCAACGCAAGCTCTCCGGCATCATCCGCCGCGCTCGCAACCGCACTCCCGACCTCGAGAAGCCCATCAAGCTACGCATCCTGGTCAACCCGTCCATCATCGACCGCCTGCGCGAAGAGGACGCTGACCTGCTCATCAGCCTCGAGAAAGACTACAACGCCCAGCTCACCTTCCGAGCCGACCCCAACTTCCACGTCGAGAACTACCGCGTCATCGACGTCGAGACCGGCGCCGCCTACGGCTAA